In a single window of the Coregonus clupeaformis isolate EN_2021a chromosome 10, ASM2061545v1, whole genome shotgun sequence genome:
- the LOC121574713 gene encoding 60S ribosomal protein L32, translated as MAALRPLKRPKIVKKRVKKFIRHQSDRYVKVKQNWRKPRGIDNRVRRRFKGQMLMPNIGYGSNKKTKHMLPSGFRKFLVHNIRELEVLMMSNKTHAAEIAHNVSSKNRKLIVERAAQLAIKITNPNARLRSEEHE; from the exons ATGGCAGCATTGAGGCCTCTGAAAAGGCCCAAGATCGTCAAGAAGAGGGTGAAAAAGTTCATCAGACATCAGTCAGACCGCTATGTCAAAGTCAAG CAAAACTGGCGTAAACCCCGTGGAATCGACAACCGGGTGCGCCGGCGCTTCAAGGGCCAGATGCTGATGCCCAACATCGGCTACGGTAGCAACAAGAAGACCAAACACATGCTGCCCTCCGGCTTCAGGAAGTTCCTGGTCCACAACATCAGAGAGCTGGAGGTCCTCATGATGAGCAACAA GACCCATGCTGCAGAGATAGCCCACAATGTGTCGTCTAAGAACAGGAAGTTGATCGTGGAGAGGGCAGCTCAACTGGCCATCAAGATCACCAACCCCAACGCTAGGCTACGCAGCGAGGAACACGAGTGA